The following are from one region of the candidate division TA06 bacterium genome:
- a CDS encoding response regulator, which produces MSELPKILLVDDEETNLNLLKMLCRKMGYDCLTALNGRQAVDLALSQNPDLVMMDVIMPEMDGFEATRKLKSDPATSYIPIIMVTAASSREDKLKGIACGANDFITKPVDVQELSLRIKNNLNIKEYHDFLKNYSLTLEQQVKERTVKLENALLQRDQAFDKIKDGYIDTIFRLTLAAEYKDGHTGNHIRRTSHYAKTLALELGLDKDFAETMYYAMPMHDIGKVGIPDSILLKPGPLTTEEWAVMKEHTTIGSRILTGSQSEILDLAQQIALTHHERWDGSGYPQSMAGEKIPLAGRIASVVDQYDAIRSLRTYKPEMDHKQALSILTEGDDRSRPGHFDPGIIEVFRKRHQAFEEIYRIHAERNEAE; this is translated from the coding sequence ATGAGCGAACTACCCAAAATATTATTGGTGGATGACGAAGAAACCAATCTGAATCTCCTCAAGATGCTTTGCCGCAAAATGGGGTACGACTGTCTGACTGCGCTGAACGGACGGCAGGCGGTGGATCTGGCTTTATCCCAGAATCCGGACCTGGTAATGATGGATGTAATAATGCCTGAAATGGATGGGTTTGAGGCCACCCGGAAACTGAAAAGCGATCCCGCCACCTCCTACATTCCGATCATCATGGTGACGGCGGCCAGTTCGCGGGAGGACAAACTTAAGGGAATAGCCTGCGGGGCCAACGATTTCATCACCAAGCCGGTGGATGTGCAGGAGCTGTCGCTGAGGATAAAGAACAACCTGAACATCAAGGAATACCACGATTTTTTGAAGAACTACAGCCTGACCCTGGAACAGCAGGTGAAGGAGCGGACCGTAAAACTGGAGAATGCACTGTTGCAGAGGGATCAGGCCTTTGACAAGATCAAGGACGGATACATAGACACCATATTCCGGCTGACCCTGGCGGCCGAGTACAAGGACGGGCATACCGGCAACCACATCCGCCGCACCAGCCACTACGCCAAGACCCTGGCATTGGAACTGGGGTTGGATAAGGACTTTGCCGAGACAATGTACTACGCCATGCCCATGCACGACATAGGCAAAGTGGGGATTCCCGATTCCATCCTGCTAAAACCCGGACCCCTGACCACTGAAGAATGGGCGGTGATGAAGGAGCATACCACCATCGGCAGCCGGATACTAACAGGATCACAGTCCGAGATCCTTGATCTGGCCCAGCAGATAGCCCTGACCCACCACGAGCGTTGGGACGGCAGCGGTTATCCCCAAAGCATGGCCGGGGAAAAAATACCTTTGGCCGGGCGCATTGCCAGCGTGGTGGACCAGTACGACGCCATCCGCAGCCTGCGGACCTATAAGCCGGAGATGGATCATAAGCAGGCCTTAAGCATACTGACCGAGGGCGATGACCGTTCCCGTCCCGGGCATTTTGATCCAGGCATAATTGAAGTGTTCAGAAAAAGGCACCAGGCCTTTGAGGAAATATATAGAATTCATGCCGAACGGAACGAAGCGGAATAG
- a CDS encoding response regulator — protein sequence MKKVLIVDDEAVLAETAALLLNRQGYQVLWASDGSQALKLIEDQKPDLVIADLVMPNMDGLQLLEWVRDRRSLDGVKYMLMTVKESVLEPLKRYHTEADEYMSKPFDKGQLLAKVKKLIGEP from the coding sequence ATGAAAAAAGTTCTGATAGTGGACGACGAAGCGGTGCTGGCCGAAACGGCCGCCCTTCTTTTGAATCGCCAAGGGTACCAGGTGCTGTGGGCCAGCGACGGAAGCCAGGCGCTTAAACTGATAGAAGACCAGAAACCGGACCTGGTGATAGCCGACCTGGTGATGCCCAATATGGACGGGCTGCAGCTTTTGGAATGGGTGCGTGACCGCCGCAGTTTGGACGGGGTAAAATACATGCTGATGACCGTCAAGGAAAGCGTACTGGAGCCGCTGAAACGCTACCACACCGAGGCCGACGAATACATGTCCAAGCCTTTTGACAAGGGACAGCTGCTGGCCAAAGTGAAGAAACTGATCGGGGAACCCTGA